The Gammaproteobacteria bacterium genome has a segment encoding these proteins:
- a CDS encoding PGPGW domain-containing protein, which translates to MFSELGRRGYRLARQLAVAVIGGTVLLVGLIMFVTPGPALLVVPLGLAILALEFAWARNWLQRLKDKLGPEQLNGYLNKARNFGRTPKPPPGDP; encoded by the coding sequence GTGTTCTCTGAGCTGGGCAGGCGCGGCTATCGGCTGGCCCGCCAGTTGGCGGTCGCCGTGATCGGCGGAACGGTGCTGCTGGTGGGGCTGATCATGTTCGTCACCCCGGGCCCTGCGTTGCTGGTCGTTCCGCTCGGGCTGGCCATCCTCGCCCTGGAATTTGCCTGGGCCCGCAACTGGCTGCAGCGCCTGAAGGACAAGCTCGGGCCCGAGCAGCTGAATGGCTATCTGAACAAGGCGCGCAATTTCGGCAGGACGCCGAAGCCGCCGCCGGGCGATCCCTAG
- a CDS encoding 2-oxoacid:ferredoxin oxidoreductase subunit beta produces the protein MSFIAKPKVSHPGLPRNALGLTLRDYEGGMSTLCAGCGHDSITAALVQAAFELSIPPHRMAKLSGIGCSSKTPAYFASASHGFNSVHGRMASVATGANAANGQLHYIGVSGDGDTLSIGLGQFCHAVRRNLNMLYVLENNGVYGLTKGQFSASADVGSKAKKGEVNQQPPIDPCQLALSIGCTFVARSFSGDKDQLVPLLKAGLSHRGFAMVDVISPCVTFNDHEGSTKSYDFTRKHFHAAIYADYVPPATEIRSRQAAGSVREVTMHDGSRLLLHKVGADYDPSDRVAAFEYLSRRQSEGQVVTGLLFIDEGKPDMHEVQNLATEPLNTMGYANLNPGQKALDAIQARFR, from the coding sequence CACGCTGCGCGACTACGAAGGCGGGATGTCCACGCTGTGCGCCGGCTGCGGGCACGACTCCATCACTGCCGCGCTTGTTCAGGCGGCCTTCGAGCTGTCGATTCCGCCCCATCGCATGGCCAAGCTCTCCGGCATCGGCTGCTCGTCGAAGACGCCGGCGTATTTCGCCTCGGCATCCCACGGATTCAATTCCGTCCACGGGCGCATGGCGAGCGTTGCCACCGGTGCCAATGCGGCCAACGGGCAACTGCACTACATCGGCGTGTCCGGCGACGGCGACACCCTTTCCATCGGCCTCGGGCAGTTCTGCCATGCGGTACGCCGCAACCTGAACATGCTCTACGTCCTCGAGAACAACGGCGTGTACGGCCTCACCAAGGGGCAGTTCTCGGCCTCGGCGGACGTGGGCAGCAAGGCGAAGAAGGGCGAGGTGAACCAGCAGCCGCCGATCGACCCCTGCCAGCTGGCGTTGTCCATAGGCTGCACGTTTGTGGCGCGCAGCTTCTCGGGCGACAAGGATCAGCTGGTGCCGTTACTGAAGGCAGGCCTGAGCCATCGCGGGTTTGCGATGGTGGACGTGATCTCGCCCTGCGTGACGTTCAATGACCACGAGGGCTCCACCAAGAGCTACGACTTCACCCGCAAGCACTTCCATGCGGCGATCTATGCGGACTATGTGCCGCCGGCGACCGAGATCCGCTCACGCCAGGCGGCCGGCTCGGTGCGCGAGGTCACCATGCACGACGGCAGCCGGTTGTTGCTGCACAAGGTCGGTGCGGACTACGACCCATCCGACCGCGTAGCCGCCTTCGAATACCTTTCGCGGCGGCAGTCCGAAGGTCAGGTCGTCACCGGGCTGCTGTTCATCGATGAGGGCAAGCCGGACATGCACGAGGTCCAGAATCTGGCCACCGAGCCGCTCAATACGATGGGTTACGCCAACCTGAACCCTGGCCAGAAGGCGCTCGACGCAATCCAGGCGCGGTTCCGCTGA